One segment of Mycoplasma sp. E35C DNA contains the following:
- the msrA gene encoding peptide-methionine (S)-S-oxide reductase MsrA, which translates to MIKKIYLAGGCFWGVQEYFRRTQRIISSSVGYANAKPEWKNPSYKEVCSGLTGAVETVEITYDDQIISLEEIVDLFLKVVDPTTLNYQANDVGTQYRSGFYFVDNDDETILKSKLAQAQGRYKKPIVTEVLRLRNYFVAEEYHQDYLLKNPSGYCHIKFD; encoded by the coding sequence ATGATTAAAAAAATATATTTAGCTGGTGGTTGTTTTTGGGGAGTTCAAGAATATTTCAGAAGAACACAAAGAATTATTAGTTCATCAGTTGGTTATGCAAATGCTAAACCTGAATGAAAAAATCCTAGCTACAAAGAAGTATGTAGTGGTCTAACTGGTGCTGTTGAAACTGTTGAAATAACTTATGATGATCAAATTATTTCCCTTGAAGAAATTGTTGATTTATTCTTAAAGGTTGTTGATCCAACAACATTAAATTACCAAGCAAACGATGTTGGCACACAATATCGCAGCGGTTTTTATTTTGTTGATAATGACGATGAAACAATCTTAAAATCTAAGTTAGCTCAAGCTCAAGGTCGTTATAAAAAACCAATTGTTACCGAAGTTTTAAGATTGCGAAACTATTTTGTTGCAGAAGAATATCACCAAGATTATTTATTAAAAAATCCATCTGGATATTGTCATATTAAATTTGATTAA
- the ligA gene encoding NAD-dependent DNA ligase LigA codes for MNQDNKIYETIVDLVKKLTKWEHEYYVLSNPSVPDEVYDNAYRTLLEYEKQYPQYVLSYSPTQRVGSSINNKFIKVKHDYLMLSLNNCFNLEELLNFNENIAKISKTLDNAYVLEPKIDGLSISLIYEKGLLVDALTRGDGVVGESVIANIKTIKTIPLKIDCDFDKIVIRGEVFVSNKDFEAINADREEDKKFANSRNYASGSLRNLDVSEVAKRKLNAFFYYVPNAYELGFKTQYEVIEQLKKWGFNVANEIKLFNNINNLHDQIKWLEANKNNLDYRIDGAVVKYNEFSNYEAIGYTSKFPKWAIAYKFAATQVQTKLENIILNVGRTGKLTFVAQLSPVELEGSIITYATLHNYDYINELDIRINDYVYLIKAAEIIPKVIGVDFKKRPNNAIKFSYDFTCPSCQSQLVKKPEEVDWYCINDDCKQKRLQYLIYYCSKSIMNIEGLSQQTLELFFNTKVNDVIKEYNELIDQGYADNNPDKLELLADDNQTFINNVLDIYKLYQYENLIIKPWLKKGFQKSNLKYNFRFQKKSFDKLINSINDSKNREVYRLLAGLNIKFIGIATAKSITNTYNDIYQLKTLTIDDYIKLPDISNVTAQSIYSYFSNPDNWHLIDQLKNIGINTKEEINHDLIDTNSIYYDKKFVITGSFNIPRNEIIKKLSLKYKIKFVSSVSKNVDYLLVGSKPTIKKVNQAKELNILIINEEIWNE; via the coding sequence ATGAACCAAGATAATAAAATTTATGAAACAATTGTTGATTTAGTTAAAAAATTAACTAAATGAGAACATGAATACTATGTATTATCAAACCCAAGTGTCCCTGATGAAGTGTATGATAATGCATACAGAACTTTATTAGAATACGAAAAACAATATCCCCAATATGTTTTAAGTTATTCTCCAACCCAAAGAGTTGGTTCATCGATTAATAATAAGTTTATTAAAGTTAAGCACGATTATTTGATGTTGTCATTAAATAATTGTTTTAATTTAGAAGAACTTCTTAACTTTAATGAAAATATTGCCAAGATTAGCAAAACCCTTGATAATGCTTATGTTTTAGAACCTAAGATTGATGGTTTATCAATTTCATTAATATATGAAAAAGGTTTATTAGTTGATGCATTAACACGAGGTGATGGTGTTGTTGGTGAAAGCGTGATTGCTAACATTAAAACCATTAAAACTATTCCCTTAAAAATTGATTGTGATTTTGATAAGATCGTGATCCGTGGTGAGGTGTTTGTTTCTAACAAAGATTTTGAAGCAATCAACGCTGATCGTGAAGAAGATAAGAAGTTTGCCAACTCTAGAAACTATGCTTCTGGTAGTTTAAGAAATCTGGATGTTTCTGAGGTGGCAAAACGTAAACTTAATGCTTTTTTCTACTATGTTCCTAATGCTTATGAACTTGGTTTTAAAACTCAATATGAAGTAATTGAACAATTAAAAAAATGAGGTTTTAATGTTGCTAATGAAATTAAATTATTTAACAACATTAACAATTTACATGATCAAATTAAATGATTAGAAGCTAATAAAAATAACTTAGATTATCGCATTGACGGTGCTGTTGTTAAATATAATGAGTTTAGCAATTACGAAGCCATTGGTTATACTTCTAAGTTTCCTAAATGAGCAATTGCTTATAAATTTGCAGCCACTCAAGTGCAAACCAAATTAGAAAACATTATTCTTAATGTTGGTAGAACAGGTAAATTAACATTTGTTGCTCAACTATCACCTGTTGAATTAGAAGGTTCAATTATTACTTATGCGACCTTGCATAATTATGATTATATCAACGAACTTGACATCAGAATTAATGACTATGTTTATTTAATTAAAGCTGCTGAAATTATTCCCAAAGTTATTGGTGTTGATTTTAAAAAACGACCAAATAATGCAATTAAATTTAGCTATGATTTCACATGTCCAAGTTGTCAATCACAATTAGTTAAAAAACCAGAAGAGGTTGATTGGTATTGCATCAATGATGATTGTAAGCAAAAACGCTTGCAATACTTAATTTATTATTGTTCTAAATCAATCATGAACATCGAAGGATTAAGTCAACAAACATTAGAATTATTCTTTAATACCAAAGTCAATGATGTGATTAAAGAATACAACGAATTAATTGATCAAGGATATGCTGACAATAACCCTGATAAGTTGGAATTATTAGCTGATGATAACCAAACATTTATTAATAATGTTTTAGATATTTATAAACTTTATCAATATGAAAATTTAATCATTAAACCATGATTAAAAAAAGGATTCCAAAAATCAAATCTGAAATATAATTTCAGATTTCAAAAGAAATCATTTGATAAGTTAATTAATAGTATTAATGATTCTAAAAATCGGGAAGTTTATCGATTATTAGCAGGATTAAACATTAAATTTATTGGTATTGCCACAGCCAAATCAATAACTAATACTTATAATGATATTTATCAATTAAAAACACTAACAATTGATGATTACATAAAATTACCTGATATTAGCAATGTGACAGCTCAATCAATTTATAGTTATTTTTCAAACCCAGATAATTGGCATTTAATCGATCAATTAAAAAACATCGGCATTAATACCAAGGAAGAAATCAATCATGATCTGATTGATACGAACTCAATTTATTATGATAAAAAGTTCGTGATTACTGGTAGTTTTAATATTCCTCGCAATGAAATTATTAAAAAATTATCTTTAAAATATAAAATTAAATTTGTTAGTAGCGTGTCCAAAAATGTTGATTATCTTTTAGTTGGAAGCAAGCCAACAATCAAGAAAGTCAACCAAGCAAAAGAACTAAATATTCTTATTATTAATGAAGAAATTTGAAACGAATAA
- the cysS gene encoding cysteine--tRNA ligase, with the protein MKRINTVKLYDTLTKTNINIEDDTINIYVCGPTVYDHIHIGNLRPIVTFDVIRKLLEHSNKTVNFVHNITDIDDKIINQSLKENVTETEISKRYMQAYFEILQKLDIKMPTIIKVTDHIEGIAKYIDQLYMQGYAYKLDNDIYFNTSKIQDYGILSKRKLEEQISGHRVKSNENKTSPNDFVLWKQTNEGIKWNSVFGLGRPGWHTECSYIIDQAFHQKGFIIHGGGIDLLFPHHENENAQNLALYKRNLADCWVHVGHLLIENQKMSKSLNNFIYVKHLIESYDYRAIRWVFYNTAHTQPLNFDGNVIKSAQKDIEKIISTVNRFRTYIVVNKLAIPTTALLCKEFKDSLNDNLNFANATKTIWDLIKTMNEAIAHKNVTENIWAYQQLMWCLEIYGIVPDMIHNEHLNEQINHWAELMNNKDYEKADEIRQKLINRKLL; encoded by the coding sequence TTGAAACGAATAAATACCGTGAAACTTTATGATACTTTAACTAAAACAAACATAAATATTGAAGATGACACAATCAATATTTATGTTTGTGGACCGACTGTTTATGACCACATCCATATTGGTAATTTAAGACCGATTGTTACCTTTGATGTGATTCGTAAATTATTAGAACATTCGAATAAAACCGTTAATTTTGTTCATAATATTACTGATATTGATGACAAAATTATTAACCAATCTTTAAAAGAAAACGTTACTGAAACTGAAATATCTAAACGTTATATGCAAGCTTATTTTGAAATCTTACAAAAGCTTGACATCAAGATGCCAACCATCATTAAAGTAACTGATCATATTGAAGGAATAGCTAAATATATTGATCAATTATATATGCAAGGTTATGCTTATAAATTGGATAATGATATTTATTTCAATACTTCAAAAATTCAAGATTACGGAATTTTATCTAAACGTAAATTAGAAGAACAAATTAGTGGTCATCGCGTTAAGAGCAATGAAAATAAAACTAGTCCAAATGACTTTGTTTTATGAAAACAAACTAATGAAGGCATTAAATGAAATTCAGTATTTGGACTAGGTCGTCCTGGTTGACACACTGAATGTTCTTATATTATTGATCAAGCATTTCATCAAAAAGGCTTTATTATCCACGGTGGAGGGATTGATTTATTATTCCCACACCATGAGAATGAAAATGCTCAAAATTTAGCATTATATAAGAGAAATTTAGCCGATTGTTGAGTTCATGTTGGTCATCTTTTGATTGAAAATCAAAAGATGTCAAAATCTCTTAACAACTTTATTTATGTAAAACATTTAATTGAATCTTATGACTATCGTGCCATTAGATGGGTGTTTTATAATACAGCTCACACACAACCATTAAACTTTGATGGTAATGTGATTAAATCAGCTCAAAAAGATATTGAAAAAATTATTAGCACAGTAAATCGTTTTCGCACTTATATTGTGGTTAATAAGTTAGCAATTCCTACCACAGCATTATTATGTAAAGAATTTAAGGATTCATTGAATGATAATTTAAATTTTGCTAACGCAACAAAAACGATCTGAGATCTAATCAAAACAATGAACGAAGCAATTGCTCATAAAAATGTCACTGAAAACATTTGAGCATACCAACAACTAATGTGATGTCTGGAAATCTATGGCATTGTTCCTGATATGATTCACAACGAACATTTAAATGAACAAATTAATCATTGAGCTGAATTAATGAACAATAAAGATTATGAAAAAGCTGATGAAATCCGTCAGAAACTAATTAATCGCAAATTACTGTAA
- the rlmB gene encoding 23S rRNA (guanosine(2251)-2'-O)-methyltransferase RlmB produces MKEQFKPQNNNKHKTKKERLCLFGYNTVYEGLKNDLKINKIFLHKEDPIILKLIKQKNIEYQLHSLKWFDNQYRDQLNHQGFVAELDNNSLTISFNELCHKLKDKQQSIIVVLDQIQDPGNFGGILRTCLAANVDGVIFKKDNQARINNTVIKTSLGACFYLNLVEVANLSYAIKDLQDKYGYWSYVSNLSDQAEDYNQEYANKAILVIGNEQKGVSAQLIKNADYQVKIPMYTDKIQSLNVSVATGILLFNMKNKQ; encoded by the coding sequence ATGAAAGAACAATTTAAACCTCAAAACAATAATAAACATAAAACCAAAAAAGAACGCTTATGTTTATTTGGTTATAACACTGTTTATGAAGGTTTAAAAAATGACTTAAAGATTAATAAGATCTTCTTACATAAAGAAGATCCTATAATCCTAAAACTAATTAAACAAAAAAACATTGAGTATCAGCTTCATTCATTAAAATGATTTGATAACCAATACCGTGATCAACTTAACCATCAAGGGTTTGTCGCAGAATTAGATAACAACAGCTTAACTATCTCATTTAACGAACTTTGTCATAAACTTAAAGATAAACAACAAAGCATCATTGTTGTCTTAGATCAGATCCAAGATCCTGGAAATTTCGGGGGAATACTAAGAACTTGTCTAGCTGCTAATGTCGATGGTGTTATCTTTAAAAAAGACAACCAAGCAAGAATCAATAACACCGTCATTAAAACTTCATTAGGTGCTTGTTTTTATCTTAATTTAGTTGAAGTCGCAAACCTATCTTATGCAATCAAAGATCTTCAAGATAAGTATGGTTATTGATCTTATGTATCTAATTTAAGTGACCAAGCTGAGGACTATAATCAAGAATATGCTAATAAAGCAATTTTAGTAATTGGTAACGAACAAAAAGGTGTTTCAGCACAATTAATTAAGAATGCTGATTACCAAGTAAAGATCCCAATGTATACTGATAAAATTCAATCACTTAATGTGTCAGTGGCTACTGGAATCTTATTATTTAACATGAAGAATAAACAATAA
- a CDS encoding nitroreductase family protein, translating to MIEKLLDRRSERKYSDKPIEQEKIQKLFEVINNSPTSRNSQDFSVIVVEDKELREKITQNKAGQKLTQQSHIIEAPLFLLFCADWNRMEHMAKLNDAKIVTDTHNNLITSAGDAFIAATFTHAAALSMGLGCCYIGFVRHHMKEIQEHLNLDGKIIPIIGLTVGYIDTQLEKKPKVNHIYQGKYDLKQLKAEIEKYDTDMLAYYDSRSVNKKHNKWSETILTAYAADDESINDYINEVFYNKK from the coding sequence ATGATTGAAAAATTATTAGATCGTCGTTCAGAACGTAAATATTCAGATAAACCAATTGAACAAGAAAAGATTCAAAAGTTATTTGAAGTAATTAATAATTCACCCACTTCTAGAAACTCTCAAGACTTTTCAGTAATCGTTGTTGAAGACAAAGAATTACGTGAAAAGATAACTCAAAACAAAGCAGGGCAAAAATTAACTCAACAAAGTCACATTATTGAAGCGCCATTGTTCTTATTGTTCTGTGCTGACTGAAACCGTATGGAACATATGGCAAAACTTAATGATGCCAAGATTGTTACTGATACACATAACAATTTAATTACATCAGCTGGCGATGCTTTTATTGCTGCAACATTTACTCACGCAGCAGCATTATCAATGGGTTTAGGTTGTTGTTATATCGGGTTTGTTAGACACCACATGAAAGAAATCCAAGAACACTTAAATTTAGATGGAAAAATTATTCCGATCATTGGATTAACTGTTGGTTATATTGATACTCAATTAGAGAAAAAACCAAAAGTGAATCACATTTATCAAGGTAAATATGATTTAAAACAATTAAAAGCAGAAATTGAAAAATACGACACTGACATGTTGGCATACTATGACAGCCGATCAGTTAATAAAAAACACAACAAGTGAAGCGAAACAATTTTAACTGCTTATGCTGCTGATGATGAAAGCATTAATGATTACATTAATGAAGTATTCTATAACAAGAAATAA
- a CDS encoding NINE protein — translation MKFGTLSNKEIDDDIKRYKELIASNELVEKQVPEEWVVSKNSPKRYKVNLLLSIFGFLFALDRWYLKKWISAPTKMLFVLVGIPLSLWGIIDGKIAEFDPVTAYVFLPIIILAGVTFIIVDIILAIINPRDAKFRGLKHG, via the coding sequence ATGAAATTTGGCACATTAAGCAACAAAGAAATTGATGATGACATCAAGCGTTACAAAGAACTAATTGCTTCAAATGAACTTGTAGAAAAACAAGTTCCTGAAGAATGAGTTGTATCTAAAAATTCTCCCAAGCGTTATAAAGTTAATTTATTGTTAAGTATTTTTGGTTTTTTATTTGCTTTGGATCGTTGGTATTTAAAGAAATGAATATCAGCACCAACTAAAATGTTATTTGTTCTGGTTGGAATCCCCTTATCATTATGGGGAATAATTGATGGTAAGATTGCAGAATTTGATCCAGTAACAGCGTATGTTTTTTTACCAATCATTATCTTAGCAGGCGTTACTTTTATTATTGTTGATATTATTTTAGCCATCATTAATCCACGTGATGCAAAATTCAGGGGATTAAAGCATGGCTAA
- a CDS encoding MFS transporter, which translates to MAKQTTINSDKKSIWIKLKEFGWKKTFALFILGAIDVLVIAAPYYIKNFVPNIQLYLGVEEKHISYMTSIVGAVTLVTQLPGGYLADKISSKKLLFIGGILTALMTIWYGSLVFINSNTKLEINQLLPQYYTIFAIYGLSSTPFFWTPLWKLVSQQADKKDQGFAYGLQGSLNGLFGFIFVFLGGIAITAVAEKFPIKAMQTSSEVVSHISATAFGSYIIAFAVLLILASFGVLFYVKEYETHEKFALSPRKLFTALTEWKIWALAFFVMGMYMFQSVLAYYLFQMITNVTTISTIVISVIAGIRLYGMRFLVSTLIGKFSDKLKSLILFLLIMLVVGIITSIVIILLPGISLSARTNLFDTMSDGYKLTATILMVLLFLLTSVFAWIMVTLRFVIINEVVVPKKSSGAAIATLSFIGFSSDAWFYAIAGAVQNKYTITNADNISYTSQTGYQIIAIMAIVTALVGLVAGIAVYISNYKFLSKYNIRYMRVRAEK; encoded by the coding sequence ATGGCTAAACAAACAACAATTAATTCTGATAAAAAATCAATTTGAATTAAATTAAAAGAATTTGGTTGAAAGAAAACTTTTGCATTATTTATTTTAGGTGCAATTGATGTGTTGGTAATTGCTGCACCATATTACATTAAGAATTTTGTTCCCAACATTCAATTATATTTAGGCGTTGAAGAAAAACATATTAGTTATATGACTTCAATTGTTGGAGCAGTAACATTAGTCACTCAATTACCTGGTGGATATTTAGCTGATAAAATTAGTTCAAAAAAGTTGTTATTTATCGGTGGAATACTAACTGCTTTAATGACAATTTGATATGGATCATTGGTATTTATAAATAGCAATACAAAACTAGAAATTAATCAATTATTACCGCAATATTACACAATTTTTGCAATCTACGGATTAAGTTCTACGCCATTCTTTTGAACACCATTATGAAAATTAGTATCACAACAAGCTGATAAAAAAGATCAAGGTTTTGCTTATGGATTGCAAGGTTCATTAAACGGATTATTCGGTTTTATTTTTGTCTTTTTAGGCGGCATAGCAATCACAGCAGTTGCTGAAAAATTTCCAATTAAAGCAATGCAAACTTCAAGCGAAGTTGTAAGTCATATTTCAGCAACTGCTTTTGGTTCATATATTATTGCTTTTGCTGTTTTATTAATCTTAGCTTCATTTGGCGTATTGTTTTATGTCAAAGAATATGAAACACATGAAAAGTTCGCTTTATCACCTAGAAAATTATTCACAGCATTAACTGAATGAAAAATATGAGCATTAGCTTTCTTTGTTATGGGAATGTATATGTTCCAATCAGTATTGGCATATTATTTATTCCAAATGATTACTAATGTAACAACAATTAGCACAATCGTAATATCAGTGATTGCTGGTATTCGGTTATACGGAATGCGGTTTTTAGTATCAACATTAATAGGTAAGTTTTCTGATAAGTTAAAATCTTTGATTTTATTCTTATTAATTATGTTGGTTGTTGGCATTATCACATCAATAGTAATCATCTTATTACCTGGTATTTCATTAAGTGCGAGAACTAATCTATTTGATACCATGAGTGATGGATATAAATTAACAGCAACAATCTTAATGGTGTTATTATTCTTATTGACATCTGTGTTTGCGTGGATCATGGTAACTTTAAGATTTGTTATTATCAACGAAGTAGTAGTTCCCAAAAAATCTAGCGGAGCAGCAATCGCAACATTAAGTTTTATTGGATTTAGTTCAGATGCATGGTTTTATGCGATTGCTGGTGCTGTGCAAAATAAATACACAATAACTAATGCTGATAATATTTCATATACTAGTCAAACTGGTTATCAGATTATTGCAATTATGGCGATTGTTACTGCATTAGTTGGATTGGTTGCTGGTATTGCTGTGTATATTTCAAATTACAAATTCTTATCAAAATACAACATTCGTTATATGCGCGTTCGCGCTGAAAAATAA
- a CDS encoding glycerophosphodiester phosphodiesterase family protein translates to MKKQLLLAHRGYCAIAPENTKLAFDTALLFGFDGVEFDVHQTKDYELVIIHDENTKRTAKMDKIIANTNYHDLVNLDYSSCFKISTPAQKLLTLKDFLDLYANQDGFKVINIEIKTDVIQYENIEQRINDLCIQYPGLEQKVIFSSFNFNSLKRLKAINPKWKLGFLFWTKTQLLSVSKKEVLSTVDYLHPWTKIYYQHKDLINSYNLLLNLWTIKSEKEYRSFLNDQNVYSQISNYKFK, encoded by the coding sequence ATGAAAAAACAATTATTATTAGCCCACAGAGGGTATTGTGCTATTGCTCCTGAAAACACTAAATTAGCATTTGATACAGCCTTACTTTTTGGCTTTGATGGCGTTGAATTTGATGTGCATCAAACTAAGGATTATGAATTAGTTATTATTCATGATGAAAATACAAAAAGAACGGCAAAAATGGATAAAATTATTGCTAATACTAACTATCATGATTTAGTTAATTTAGATTATTCATCATGCTTTAAAATATCAACTCCAGCACAAAAATTATTAACATTAAAAGACTTCTTAGATCTGTATGCAAATCAAGATGGTTTTAAAGTAATTAACATCGAAATCAAAACCGATGTAATCCAATATGAAAACATCGAACAAAGAATTAATGATCTATGTATTCAATATCCTGGTTTAGAACAAAAAGTTATATTTAGTTCATTTAACTTTAATAGTTTAAAAAGATTAAAAGCAATTAATCCAAAATGGAAATTAGGATTCTTATTCTGAACCAAAACGCAATTATTATCTGTATCTAAAAAAGAAGTATTATCAACTGTTGATTACTTACACCCATGAACTAAGATATATTATCAACATAAAGATTTAATTAATAGTTACAATCTTTTATTAAATTTATGAACCATTAAATCCGAAAAAGAATATCGTTCTTTTTTAAATGATCAGAATGTTTATAGTCAAATTAGCAACTATAAATTCAAATAA
- a CDS encoding type I phosphomannose isomerase catalytic subunit has product MKLKTLKITPHFEYRVWAGDQIKQHFNLEENSIGEAWIISALKDKSSTIQNLNKQSLLDFYNNKDNAYFFNNYNLNNPYPLLSKIIDANADLSVQIHPDNAYAKQFNSLGKTECWYILNTKPNNSIVLGHNAKSLAEFKQMVENNQWSDLLKQKPINKNDFIYVESTKIHAIKGGSLIFELQQSSDITYRVYDYDRLDKGKKRELHLDHVYNLVKCPDVIIDQHQVSNKSDYLVANDLFHLKEINNKNKTKYKFNDAEWLQVTIIEGSGYINDLSAQQYDSFLVAHNQDLIIDGSIKCLVSYVTK; this is encoded by the coding sequence ATGAAATTAAAAACCCTTAAAATCACTCCACATTTTGAATACCGTGTATGGGCTGGAGATCAGATTAAACAACATTTTAATCTAGAAGAAAATAGTATTGGTGAAGCATGAATTATCTCAGCATTAAAAGATAAATCTTCAACAATACAAAATCTTAATAAACAGAGCTTATTAGATTTTTATAACAATAAGGATAATGCTTATTTTTTTAATAATTACAACTTAAATAATCCTTATCCGTTGTTATCTAAAATTATTGATGCTAATGCAGATTTATCCGTTCAAATTCATCCAGATAATGCTTATGCTAAACAGTTTAATTCACTAGGTAAAACTGAGTGTTGATACATCTTAAATACCAAGCCAAATAATAGTATTGTTTTAGGTCATAATGCTAAGTCGTTAGCTGAATTTAAACAGATGGTTGAAAACAATCAATGATCAGATTTATTAAAACAAAAACCAATTAATAAAAATGATTTTATTTATGTGGAATCAACTAAAATTCACGCAATTAAAGGTGGTAGTTTAATCTTTGAATTACAACAATCATCTGACATTACTTATCGGGTTTATGACTATGACCGTTTGGATAAAGGTAAGAAGCGTGAACTGCATTTAGATCATGTTTATAATCTAGTTAAATGTCCTGATGTTATTATTGATCAACATCAAGTATCAAATAAAAGTGATTATTTAGTGGCTAATGATTTATTTCATTTAAAAGAAATTAATAATAAGAACAAAACTAAATATAAATTTAATGATGCTGAGTGATTACAAGTCACAATCATTGAAGGATCTGGTTATATTAATGATTTATCAGCCCAACAATATGATTCATTTTTAGTAGCTCATAACCAAGATCTAATTATTGATGGATCAATTAAGTGTTTAGTTTCTTATGTAACTAAATAA